Sequence from the Exiguobacterium aurantiacum genome:
GGTCGTACGTGGCGAGTGATTGGGCTTCCCGATGGCCGATGCGGTCCGCTTCATACAAGACGACACGGTCGCCCCGATCGGCGTGGGTCGCCTGAATCAACTCGGCGACCTCTTCTGTATTCCCGCTCATCGAACTATAGACGATTGCGACGTTCATGGTTGGTCCCACCTTTCTTTTAGGGTGAAATAAAAGGATACATTATTGAACAAACTTCATTACTAAGAATCACTCTTATTCAATAGACTTTTTTGACTAAAGAGTTACTAGCATTTTTTCGAATTAATTCAATGGCATGCTCGCAATCATTTAAATTAATGTAGCCTTCACTGTGAGCTAAAATCTTTCCATTGTTTGCTACAATTCGAAAATAATATTCACCTTTATTCGTCTTATCAATTTGGAAGTTCAATATTTTGTTACCTCCATATCTACTATCAATTTACGTTTCAAATTCAAATATTTTTTACTGTTAAAATTTAAAGTTCGAGAAGTCAACGATGAAGCGGAAATTTATCATGGTTATCATTTTTTAGAAGTATATTTTTACGAAGAACACGATTCACATTCGTCGACTTCGACGGTCGTCGAACGCGTGTAGTAGATTGATTTCATTCCGAGTGACCAGGCCTCGAGGTGCATCGAGAGGAGCTCGGTCGCCTTGACGTCGTTTTTGACGTAAAGGTTGAAGCTGATCGCTTGGTCGATGTGACGCTGGCGCGAAGCGTTTTGACGGATGCTCCAAAGTTGGTCGACTTCGAACGCTGATTTATAGAACCAGTTCGTTTCCGGGTTGAGGTCAGGGACCGTCACCGGGATCTTATAGTTTTTCTTCTCTTCCGAGTAGACCTTTTTATAGACCGGATCGATCGAAGCGGTACTGCCGGCAATGATGGCCGTCGATGAGTTCGGTGCGACCGCCATCATATAGGCGTTACGGACACCGTTCTGGTTCACTTTGGCAGCAAGGCCGTCCCAATCGAGGTCATCATGTGAGCGGTAGTTGCGACGCTTGAAGTACTCACCCGTATGCCACTCTGACCCTTCGAACACACCGAACGCGCCTTTTTCTTTGGCAAGTTCCATCGAGGCTTGGATGGTGAGGTAAGCAATCTTCTCATACAGCTTTTCCGCGTACTGGACGGCGTCGACCGATTCCCAACGGATGCCTTCGAGAGCGAGCAAGTGATGCCACCCGAATGTGCCGAGTCCGACGGCGCGGTATTTTTGGTTCGTGATCATCGCTTGCGGCACTTC
This genomic interval carries:
- a CDS encoding YegP family protein, with translation MNFQIDKTNKGEYYFRIVANNGKILAHSEGYINLNDCEHAIELIRKNASNSLVKKVY